A genomic segment from Thiomicrorhabdus aquaedulcis encodes:
- the mlaD gene encoding outer membrane lipid asymmetry maintenance protein MlaD, with protein sequence MKRQLKVEIWVGLLVLLALLALLMIAFQVSNFSALKERPSYQVSALFNNIGGLKVRAPVKISGVVVGRVTQIAVDSQSYKARVQMSIYTDYNALPVDSAASILTAGLLGEQYIGLEVGSEDDLLKEGATLQLTQSALVLEDLIGQFLVKFSDSKD encoded by the coding sequence ATGAAACGACAGTTGAAAGTAGAAATTTGGGTGGGGTTGTTGGTGCTTTTGGCACTGCTTGCGTTGTTAATGATTGCATTTCAGGTGAGTAACTTCAGTGCGCTTAAAGAGCGTCCAAGCTATCAGGTATCGGCGTTATTTAACAATATTGGTGGGTTAAAAGTGCGTGCGCCGGTTAAAATAAGCGGAGTGGTCGTTGGGCGAGTCACGCAAATTGCAGTGGACTCCCAGTCGTATAAAGCGCGAGTGCAAATGAGTATTTACACTGATTACAACGCTTTGCCGGTGGACAGTGCAGCCTCTATTTTAACCGCTGGATTGTTGGGCGAACAATACATCGGACTGGAAGTGGGCTCCGAAGACGATTTATTAAAAGAAGGTGCTACATTGCAACTCACGCAATCGGCCTTGGTGCTTGAAGATTTAATTGGCCAGTTTTTGGTTAAATTCAGTGACAGCAAAGATTAA
- the hisG gene encoding ATP phosphoribosyltransferase, which translates to MNQQITIALSKGRIYEDTLPLLEAAGIAPLEDPSKSRKLILPTNNPLVRLLIVRATDAPTYVAHGAADMGVAGKDVLMEAPTDNLYELLDLQIARCKLMVAGPVVEKPHGHRLKIATKYLKSAQAYYAQKGEQVDLIKLYGSMEIAPLIDLADRIVDLVDTGNTLRANGLIPLEHIADISSRLIVNQHAYKTKFSQINEIITQFKTVIESQHA; encoded by the coding sequence ATGAACCAACAAATTACCATTGCGCTGTCCAAAGGGCGCATTTATGAAGATACCTTGCCATTACTAGAAGCCGCTGGCATTGCGCCTTTGGAAGACCCTAGTAAAAGTCGCAAATTAATTTTGCCCACCAATAATCCACTGGTGCGTTTACTGATTGTGCGCGCCACCGACGCGCCTACTTATGTAGCGCATGGTGCCGCTGACATGGGCGTGGCGGGTAAAGACGTGTTAATGGAAGCGCCCACCGATAATTTGTATGAGTTATTGGATTTGCAAATTGCCCGTTGTAAATTGATGGTAGCAGGCCCCGTGGTTGAAAAGCCGCACGGCCACCGGTTAAAAATTGCCACCAAATATTTAAAATCGGCGCAGGCTTATTACGCTCAAAAAGGCGAGCAGGTCGATTTGATTAAATTGTACGGCTCAATGGAAATTGCGCCACTGATTGATTTGGCCGACCGCATTGTCGATTTGGTGGACACGGGCAACACGTTGCGTGCTAACGGGCTAATTCCCCTTGAGCACATTGCTGACATCAGCTCGCGCTTGATTGTTAACCAACACGCTTACAAAACCAAGTTTAGTCAAATTAATGAAATCATCACTCAATTCAAAACCGTCATAGAGAGTCAACATGCTTAA
- a CDS encoding MlaC/ttg2D family ABC transporter substrate-binding protein has protein sequence MSGLNKKNWLSRFLSLVGVASVLGLLLGHAHAHAAAVAQDEPGKMMQEVSSSIIDALNVQRVELEGQPEKIKAFAKQYVLPYLDTSRMARYVMGNYWRTTTEAQQKAFTDAFTTTLIRSYSQSLLKLNITSVTVKTVQVEQADRVTVPTEVLQADGNNTQVVYRLFVDKDTQKWMVYDVAIEGISMLLNYRKAYASDFEKMGVDAVVEQMNIQNKTFNSSESASL, from the coding sequence ATGAGTGGGTTAAATAAAAAAAATTGGCTAAGTCGTTTTTTGAGTTTGGTGGGTGTTGCCAGTGTACTAGGGTTATTGTTAGGGCATGCCCATGCCCATGCAGCGGCGGTGGCGCAAGACGAGCCAGGTAAAATGATGCAAGAGGTGTCTAGCAGCATTATTGATGCGCTTAATGTGCAGCGAGTTGAACTTGAAGGTCAGCCCGAAAAAATTAAGGCGTTTGCCAAACAGTATGTTTTGCCCTATCTAGACACGTCTAGAATGGCACGTTATGTTATGGGTAATTACTGGCGTACCACCACTGAGGCGCAACAAAAGGCCTTTACCGATGCGTTTACCACCACGTTAATTCGCTCTTACTCACAAAGTTTGCTTAAGCTTAACATCACTTCGGTTACGGTTAAAACAGTGCAAGTTGAGCAAGCTGATCGCGTTACTGTTCCCACCGAGGTATTGCAAGCCGATGGCAATAATACCCAAGTGGTGTATCGTTTATTTGTAGACAAAGACACGCAAAAGTGGATGGTGTATGACGTGGCTATTGAAGGGATTAGCATGTTGCTAAACTATCGAAAAGCCTACGCTTCTGACTTCGAAAAAATGGGTGTTGATGCTGTTGTGGAGCAAATGAATATCCAGAATAAAACGTTTAACAGCTCGGAAAGTGCTTCGTTATGA
- a CDS encoding ATP-binding cassette domain-containing protein, protein MSFDNVIEIKNLTFLRGNRKIFDDITLSIPKGKITAIMGPSGSGKTTLLKLIAGQLTPDAGEIWVDGVNVHTLKRTQLYALRQKMGMLFQSGALLTDLSVFDNVAFPLREHSGLPETLIHALVLMKLQAVGLRGAKALMPSQLSGGMARRVALARAIALDPAMVFYDEPFVGQDPITMAVLVELIKKLNSSLGLSSVMVSHDVAEVMKIAEFIFVISEGKVVAQGSREDLQAQTNGFVKQFINGLADGPIPFHYPNEQYAQDLQFLSRKSNSVDFARANNHD, encoded by the coding sequence ATGTCATTTGACAACGTTATTGAAATTAAAAATTTGACCTTTTTACGGGGTAATCGCAAGATTTTTGACGATATAACGTTGAGCATCCCCAAAGGTAAAATTACTGCAATTATGGGGCCCAGTGGTTCGGGAAAAACCACTTTGCTTAAGCTTATTGCTGGCCAGCTTACGCCCGATGCAGGCGAAATATGGGTTGATGGTGTTAATGTACACACGTTAAAGCGCACTCAGTTGTACGCATTGCGTCAAAAGATGGGCATGTTGTTTCAAAGTGGCGCGTTACTCACCGATTTGTCGGTGTTTGATAATGTGGCGTTTCCGCTTAGAGAGCATTCGGGCTTGCCCGAAACTTTAATTCATGCATTGGTGCTTATGAAACTGCAAGCGGTGGGTTTGCGCGGCGCAAAAGCCTTAATGCCCTCACAGTTGTCGGGTGGTATGGCACGGCGTGTGGCTTTGGCGCGTGCCATAGCGCTTGATCCGGCTATGGTATTTTACGACGAGCCTTTTGTAGGGCAAGACCCAATTACCATGGCGGTGTTGGTAGAATTAATTAAAAAGCTTAACAGTAGTTTGGGTCTAAGCAGTGTTATGGTGTCGCATGACGTGGCCGAAGTGATGAAAATAGCCGAGTTTATTTTTGTTATTTCCGAAGGAAAAGTGGTCGCGCAAGGTTCTCGTGAAGACTTGCAGGCTCAGACCAATGGCTTTGTAAAACAATTTATTAATGGGTTGGCAGACGGACCTATTCCGTTTCATTATCCCAATGAACAATACGCCCAAGATTTACAGTTTTTAAGCCGTAAGTCGAATTCTGTTGATTTTGCACGAGCCAATAACCATGACTAG
- a CDS encoding STAS domain-containing protein, which translates to MNEIHFDKDSQCVTLPAVVNVHTLPLLLKKQDWLSYCVGTVDFTQVTHADSAMLSLLLTWYGVAQRPITVINLPQTLKTLVGLYQLEPILAAVKKS; encoded by the coding sequence ATGAACGAAATACATTTTGACAAAGACAGCCAGTGTGTAACGTTACCTGCGGTGGTTAACGTGCACACGTTGCCGTTGTTGTTAAAAAAACAAGATTGGTTGTCGTATTGCGTGGGTACAGTTGACTTTACTCAGGTTACCCACGCTGACAGTGCTATGTTGAGTTTACTTTTGACTTGGTACGGTGTAGCGCAACGTCCTATAACGGTTATTAATTTACCGCAAACGCTAAAAACTTTAGTGGGTTTGTACCAGCTTGAACCTATTTTAGCGGCCGTTAAAAAGAGTTAA
- a CDS encoding KdsC family phosphatase, whose product MLDVDGVLTNNYLTYSDDGQEHKAFYTRDGHGMVLLQKSNVDIAIITGRKSQLVAHRMRDLKVKHVHQGVPDKLPTFLKLVDELGLNLEQIAYIGDDIIDLPILKRVGLSVTPQDGDTEVKSRVDYTSPFNGGQGCVREVCEIIMRSQDTWQQHMDFYLRDLD is encoded by the coding sequence ATTTTAGACGTAGACGGTGTGTTAACCAATAACTACCTAACCTACAGCGACGACGGCCAAGAACACAAAGCGTTTTACACGCGCGACGGTCATGGCATGGTACTGTTGCAAAAAAGTAACGTGGATATTGCCATCATCACCGGACGTAAATCGCAATTAGTGGCGCATCGCATGCGCGATCTTAAAGTAAAGCATGTACATCAAGGCGTGCCCGACAAACTCCCAACTTTTCTTAAACTGGTCGACGAACTGGGCTTAAACCTAGAACAAATTGCTTACATTGGCGACGACATTATTGACCTACCTATTTTAAAACGAGTCGGGTTAAGCGTGACCCCACAAGATGGCGACACCGAGGTTAAATCTCGCGTAGACTACACATCACCGTTTAACGGCGGCCAAGGTTGTGTGCGTGAAGTGTGCGAGATAATTATGCGCTCACAAGACACTTGGCAACAACACATGGACTTTTACTTAAGAGACTTAGATTAA
- a CDS encoding ABC transporter permease, producing the protein MMAFNFTGCWALFIKEVRRFYSVAVQTIFAPVVATLLYLLVFGTVINSQIDVFSGLSYSQFLIPGLVMMAILQNAFSNSSSSLIQSKMHGNLTFVLLSPISPLELYVAFIAASVVRGVAVGLGILLVGIVWFDLTWHAPIWIVVFAVLSAAMMGGLGMLAGIVSEKYDHLAAFQNFIIMPLTFLSGVFYSIHALPEVWQKISHFNPFFYMVDGFRYGFFQQSDVSVYLSLAVTVAFLLVISAINLILLHKGVKIRH; encoded by the coding sequence ATGATGGCCTTTAATTTTACCGGTTGTTGGGCGCTGTTTATTAAAGAAGTGCGCCGATTTTATTCGGTTGCGGTGCAAACTATTTTTGCGCCAGTGGTTGCCACCTTATTGTATTTGTTGGTGTTTGGCACGGTTATTAACAGTCAAATAGATGTGTTTAGCGGCTTGAGTTACAGTCAGTTTTTAATACCAGGCCTGGTGATGATGGCTATTTTGCAAAACGCGTTTTCCAATAGTTCATCGAGTCTAATCCAATCAAAAATGCACGGTAATTTAACCTTTGTATTGTTAAGTCCTATTTCGCCACTGGAGCTGTACGTTGCGTTTATTGCCGCGTCTGTGGTGCGTGGTGTGGCAGTGGGCTTGGGTATTTTGCTGGTAGGCATTGTATGGTTTGATTTAACTTGGCATGCCCCTATTTGGATTGTGGTGTTTGCCGTCTTAAGTGCTGCAATGATGGGCGGATTGGGTATGTTGGCGGGCATTGTGTCTGAAAAATACGATCATCTAGCGGCGTTTCAAAATTTTATTATTATGCCTTTAACCTTTTTAAGCGGAGTATTTTATTCGATTCACGCTTTGCCCGAGGTATGGCAAAAAATTTCACACTTTAATCCGTTTTTTTACATGGTAGACGGGTTTCGATATGGTTTTTTTCAACAATCAGACGTGTCGGTTTATTTAAGCTTGGCGGTGACGGTGGCTTTCTTGCTGGTCATCTCGGCGATAAATCTGATTTTATTGCATAAAGGCGTTAAAATACGTCACTAA
- a CDS encoding BolA family protein, whose product MSPNTIRDMIRAVIPECKVETAGEDCNFTIVVTSPVFAGLSPLARHRMVNDVFKTQFANGELHALSIKTKAE is encoded by the coding sequence GTGTCCCCTAATACCATTCGCGATATGATTCGCGCTGTAATCCCAGAATGCAAGGTCGAAACCGCTGGTGAAGACTGTAATTTTACTATTGTGGTGACCAGTCCTGTGTTTGCTGGTCTAAGTCCTTTAGCACGTCATCGCATGGTAAACGACGTGTTTAAAACGCAATTTGCCAATGGTGAGTTGCATGCGTTGTCCATTAAAACCAAAGCCGAATAA
- a CDS encoding Nif3-like dinuclear metal center hexameric protein, producing MQRTELVAYLNDYLNIANFNDYAPNGLQIEGRDTIKTIVTGVTACQALIDAAIALQADAVLVHHGYFWKNEPAQIVGIKQKRVKALLAHDINLLAYHLPLDQHAVLGNNVLLGQLWGLQDITPGLVGLDSLVRLGRLPKACSIDAFATLVSNSLQRPVLHLSGGKNTVQTVAWCSGGAQNYIDQAIAWQADVYISGEVSEQTTHLAKEGGVHYFAAGHHATERLGIKALGEHLADKFGLQCHFVDIANPV from the coding sequence ATGCAGCGTACTGAGTTGGTGGCTTATTTAAACGACTATTTAAACATAGCCAATTTTAATGACTATGCGCCCAACGGTTTGCAAATTGAAGGTCGGGACACCATTAAAACCATCGTAACCGGTGTAACCGCGTGTCAGGCATTGATTGACGCGGCGATTGCGTTACAAGCTGATGCTGTTTTGGTGCACCACGGATATTTTTGGAAAAACGAACCCGCGCAAATTGTGGGCATAAAACAAAAACGTGTTAAGGCTTTGCTGGCGCACGACATCAATTTACTGGCATATCATTTACCGCTTGATCAACATGCGGTGTTAGGCAATAACGTGTTGCTGGGTCAATTATGGGGTTTGCAAGACATCACACCAGGCCTGGTTGGTTTAGACAGTTTAGTGAGATTAGGGCGTTTACCAAAGGCGTGTTCTATTGATGCCTTTGCAACGCTGGTTTCAAACAGTTTACAGCGCCCGGTGTTGCATCTGTCCGGCGGAAAAAATACCGTTCAAACAGTCGCTTGGTGCAGTGGTGGGGCGCAAAATTACATTGATCAGGCCATTGCGTGGCAGGCCGATGTTTACATTAGCGGCGAAGTTTCGGAGCAAACCACCCATTTGGCCAAAGAGGGCGGTGTGCACTACTTTGCCGCTGGACATCATGCCACCGAGCGTTTGGGGATAAAAGCGTTGGGCGAGCATTTAGCAGACAAATTTGGGTTGCAATGTCATTTTGTGGACATTGCAAATCCGGTGTAA
- the lptC gene encoding LPS export ABC transporter periplasmic protein LptC has product MRLSRFKFVLIALSLAGATLWITKHQNQNATHLASAKAPLSYSWQSNHSTTWQIDRATPQKQTLIYTQQMNYQDTSQRSDFSYPFVLLIDAQQHTKIQSQTGFSEHNQIIHFEKEVLITQFEPKNPEQNKTLSTQSITYNAQTNQVSTSAPVVIKQPQGTLTGTGLNANLETGYYQLLSNVTGVYQPQSQP; this is encoded by the coding sequence ATGCGGTTGTCTCGATTTAAATTTGTTCTCATTGCACTCAGCTTAGCCGGGGCAACGCTGTGGATTACCAAACATCAAAATCAAAACGCGACTCACTTAGCCAGCGCAAAGGCTCCTTTAAGTTACAGCTGGCAATCTAACCACAGCACCACTTGGCAAATAGACCGCGCCACTCCCCAAAAGCAAACGCTTATTTACACTCAACAAATGAACTACCAAGACACCAGCCAGCGCAGTGACTTTAGTTACCCCTTTGTACTGCTAATCGACGCTCAACAGCACACTAAAATTCAAAGTCAAACCGGCTTTAGTGAACACAATCAGATTATTCACTTTGAAAAAGAGGTATTAATTACCCAATTTGAGCCAAAAAACCCAGAACAAAATAAAACCCTAAGCACCCAAAGCATCACTTATAATGCGCAGACCAACCAGGTTAGCACAAGCGCACCGGTGGTTATAAAGCAACCGCAAGGCACGCTCACCGGAACCGGGTTAAACGCCAATTTAGAAACGGGTTATTATCAACTTTTGTCCAATGTAACCGGCGTATATCAACCGCAATCCCAGCCTTAA
- the murA gene encoding UDP-N-acetylglucosamine 1-carboxyvinyltransferase, which produces MDKLVIAGNGQLAGSVEISGAKNAALPILMGCLLAETPVALSNVPHLMDVTTTIQLLASMGVEILFDESLNIEIDASNITSKEADYELVKTMRASILVLGPLLARFGEAKVSLPGGCAIGSRPVNIHISGMQQMGADIKVEQGYIIAKAGRLKGADIFMQPVTVTGTENLLMAAVLAEGTTYLRNAAREPEVTDLAEFLNAMGAKISGIGTSTLVVEGVERLTGVPYQVIPDRIEAGTYLAAAAVTNSMLTVTKVNPEHLGIVLEKFTEAGALITCTEDTVTLDMRGRQLKPVSLVTDPYPLFPTDMQAQFLLMNALADGESTIEETIFENRFMHVSELVRMGADIRVEGNTAHIKGVKTLYGAPVMATDLRASASLILAGLVAKGETVVNRVYHIDRGYELIEEKFHKVGAHIYRLSD; this is translated from the coding sequence ATGGATAAATTAGTTATTGCTGGAAACGGTCAACTTGCGGGCAGCGTGGAAATTTCGGGGGCTAAAAATGCCGCTTTACCCATTTTAATGGGCTGTTTGCTGGCAGAAACCCCGGTTGCCTTGTCCAACGTGCCACATCTTATGGACGTTACCACCACCATTCAGTTGTTGGCGTCGATGGGCGTAGAGATTTTGTTTGACGAGTCGCTTAATATCGAGATAGATGCTTCAAACATCACCTCAAAAGAGGCTGATTACGAATTGGTTAAAACCATGCGCGCCTCTATTTTGGTGTTGGGTCCTTTATTAGCTCGCTTTGGCGAGGCTAAAGTGTCTTTGCCTGGTGGCTGTGCAATTGGCTCGCGTCCGGTCAATATTCATATCAGCGGCATGCAGCAAATGGGTGCCGACATTAAAGTCGAGCAAGGCTACATTATCGCTAAAGCCGGACGTTTAAAGGGGGCGGACATTTTTATGCAACCCGTCACCGTCACCGGAACTGAAAATCTTTTGATGGCCGCGGTATTGGCTGAAGGCACTACCTATTTGCGTAACGCCGCACGCGAACCCGAAGTAACCGACTTAGCTGAGTTTTTAAACGCCATGGGCGCTAAAATTTCGGGCATAGGCACCAGCACCTTGGTGGTAGAAGGGGTTGAACGTCTAACGGGTGTTCCGTATCAAGTAATACCCGACCGAATTGAAGCTGGCACGTATTTAGCCGCCGCTGCGGTCACCAACAGTATGCTTACCGTGACTAAAGTCAATCCAGAACATTTAGGCATTGTGCTCGAAAAGTTTACCGAAGCGGGCGCGCTTATTACCTGTACCGAAGATACGGTAACGTTGGATATGCGCGGTCGTCAACTTAAGCCGGTGAGCCTGGTAACCGATCCGTATCCGTTGTTTCCGACCGATATGCAGGCACAGTTTTTGTTGATGAATGCGTTAGCCGATGGCGAATCGACCATTGAAGAGACCATTTTTGAAAACCGTTTTATGCACGTGTCTGAACTGGTGCGCATGGGAGCGGACATTCGTGTAGAAGGCAATACAGCGCACATTAAAGGGGTTAAAACCCTCTATGGTGCCCCGGTTATGGCCACCGACTTGCGTGCGTCAGCCAGTTTAATCTTAGCAGGCCTGGTCGCCAAGGGCGAAACCGTGGTGAATCGTGTGTACCATATTGATCGTGGTTACGAACTGATTGAAGAGAAATTTCATAAAGTTGGCGCACACATTTATCGTTTGTCAGATTAA
- a CDS encoding calcium/sodium antiporter codes for MSTTLLLPIIALIIGLIILVWSSDIFIDGAASTAKHFNISPLIIGIVVLGFGTSMPEMLVSTMAALDNSPGIAIGNAVGSNIVNIGLVLGVTALIAPILVKSSLLKRELPVLLLVSLIAYGLILDGTLSVTDGIILIILLIATLVWMIKVNKNIDPSDPLADETLSEVNSMPTLSLRKGILFLIIGLTILILSAKTMVWGAVEIAHAFGVPELIIGLTIIAVGTSLPELAASISAALKNEADLVIGNIVGSNLFNILAVLAVPAILSPSTLDRSILTVDFPVMLGFTAVMLLMALPYKGQALVNAPKGLLLSLAFVAYLGVLYVRTVTA; via the coding sequence ATGTCAACTACCCTTTTACTGCCCATTATTGCTCTTATTATCGGTTTGATTATCTTAGTATGGAGCTCGGATATTTTTATTGACGGCGCGGCAAGTACCGCAAAACATTTTAATATATCGCCTCTTATTATTGGAATAGTGGTGTTAGGTTTTGGCACCTCGATGCCAGAAATGCTAGTGTCTACCATGGCGGCATTAGACAACAGCCCAGGCATTGCCATTGGCAACGCAGTAGGCTCTAACATTGTTAACATTGGACTGGTGCTGGGCGTAACCGCTTTGATTGCACCCATTTTGGTTAAATCATCTTTGCTTAAACGTGAACTGCCCGTATTGCTATTGGTGTCGCTGATTGCCTACGGCCTTATTTTAGACGGCACCTTGAGTGTCACAGATGGCATTATCTTAATCATCTTGCTGATAGCCACGTTAGTTTGGATGATTAAGGTGAATAAAAACATCGATCCCAGCGACCCATTAGCCGACGAAACATTAAGTGAAGTCAATTCTATGCCAACACTTTCACTAAGAAAAGGCATCTTGTTTTTAATAATAGGCCTGACGATTTTAATTTTAAGCGCCAAAACCATGGTGTGGGGCGCGGTCGAAATTGCACACGCATTTGGTGTACCCGAACTGATTATTGGGCTTACCATTATTGCCGTAGGCACGAGCTTACCAGAACTGGCCGCATCGATATCGGCCGCGCTTAAAAATGAAGCCGATTTGGTCATTGGTAACATTGTAGGTTCTAACTTATTTAACATTTTAGCGGTACTGGCCGTGCCGGCTATTTTGTCGCCTTCGACCCTCGACCGCAGTATACTAACGGTCGATTTTCCAGTAATGCTGGGTTTTACCGCAGTAATGCTGCTAATGGCACTGCCGTATAAAGGACAAGCACTGGTCAACGCCCCCAAAGGTTTACTGCTTTCTTTGGCTTTTGTAGCCTATTTAGGCGTGTTGTACGTCCGCACAGTGACCGCCTAA
- a CDS encoding ABC transporter ATP-binding protein encodes MMHSNPAVEFYAVTKQYGQFSALNGITFNVEEGAFFGLLGPNGAGKSTLINAMSGLVIPSSGHIRVKGCDVIKEYRQTRRFLGLVPQELISDPFFSIKELLQLQSGYFGIKGAQQTQWINELLERLALSDKANANTSQLSGGMKRRVLIAMALVHKPRVLVLDEPTAGVDVDLRRTLWAFAKELHQQGHTIILTTHYLDEAEALCDKVAIMQNGAIKALDKTSALLSKHPYRYIRVSVEQRSESLIAPLAERLVEQESNGYVFRLEKQHSMTDMLGWLHQSGMAVCDVSTRDASLEEVFMDLTREAVL; translated from the coding sequence ATGATGCACTCTAACCCCGCGGTTGAGTTTTATGCGGTCACAAAACAATATGGACAATTTTCAGCGCTTAATGGCATTACCTTTAATGTTGAAGAGGGGGCTTTTTTTGGTTTGCTAGGACCTAATGGTGCCGGAAAATCGACCCTCATTAATGCCATGTCAGGCCTGGTTATTCCCAGCAGTGGTCACATTCGTGTAAAAGGGTGTGATGTCATTAAAGAGTATCGTCAAACCCGACGGTTTTTAGGTTTGGTGCCGCAAGAGTTAATTTCAGACCCGTTTTTTTCCATTAAGGAGTTGTTGCAACTCCAGTCGGGTTATTTTGGCATTAAAGGCGCACAACAAACCCAGTGGATTAACGAATTACTGGAACGTTTGGCACTGAGCGACAAAGCGAATGCCAACACCAGTCAGTTATCGGGCGGCATGAAACGTCGAGTATTAATTGCAATGGCTTTGGTGCATAAGCCACGCGTATTGGTGCTGGATGAACCCACGGCCGGCGTAGACGTCGATTTGCGCCGTACCTTGTGGGCGTTTGCTAAAGAGTTGCATCAACAAGGGCACACCATTATTTTAACCACGCATTATTTAGACGAAGCTGAAGCGCTGTGCGATAAAGTAGCGATTATGCAAAACGGTGCCATTAAAGCGTTGGATAAAACCAGTGCGCTGTTGTCAAAACACCCATATCGCTACATTAGAGTATCGGTTGAGCAGCGTTCTGAAAGTTTAATAGCACCGCTGGCCGAGCGTTTGGTTGAGCAAGAGTCTAACGGGTATGTCTTTAGGCTTGAAAAACAGCATTCTATGACCGATATGTTGGGTTGGTTGCATCAAAGTGGCATGGCGGTGTGTGATGTGAGCACACGTGATGCGTCTCTTGAAGAAGTCTTTATGGATTTAACCCGCGAGGCAGTCTTATGA
- the hisD gene encoding histidinol dehydrogenase, translating to MLNIRRLSANQAGFREELDTLLAWETVSNEAVNDIVKEVVNNVRTQGDAALLEYTARFDRLSLTNAADLQISKARLFAALERIPVDQREALEISAQRVRAYHERQVQESWSYTESDGTLLGQQVTPLDSVGLYVPGGKAAYPSSVIMNAVPAKVAGVKTLIMVVPTPDGEVNDMVLAAAAICDVDAVFTLGGAQAVAALAYGTQTVPAVDKVVGPGNIYVATAKRMVFGTVGIDMIAGPSEILVYCDGKTNPDWIAVDLFSQAEHDEDAQSILVTTDAEFAQKVVDSMNRLLPTMPRHAIIRKALDDRGAIIVVDNEEQALEMINLIAPEHLELSVDDPQALLPRIRHAGAIFMGRYTAEALGDYCAGPNHVLPTSRTARFSSPLGVYDFQKRSSLIMCSADGASALGKIAGVLADGEGLHAHAASARYRVKD from the coding sequence ATGCTTAATATCCGTCGATTATCTGCTAACCAAGCAGGCTTTAGAGAAGAGTTAGACACGCTGTTAGCGTGGGAAACCGTTTCCAATGAAGCGGTTAACGATATTGTTAAAGAAGTGGTGAACAACGTTCGCACCCAAGGTGACGCAGCGTTACTAGAGTACACCGCACGATTTGACCGTTTAAGCTTAACCAATGCGGCCGATTTACAAATTTCTAAAGCGCGTTTGTTTGCAGCGCTAGAGCGTATTCCAGTCGACCAGCGTGAAGCATTAGAGATTTCGGCGCAACGCGTGCGTGCGTATCACGAGCGTCAAGTGCAAGAGTCTTGGAGCTACACTGAGTCGGACGGCACGTTGTTGGGTCAGCAAGTCACGCCGTTAGACAGCGTGGGATTGTATGTGCCGGGCGGCAAAGCGGCGTATCCATCGTCAGTGATTATGAACGCGGTTCCGGCAAAAGTGGCCGGGGTTAAAACGTTAATTATGGTTGTGCCAACCCCCGATGGCGAAGTTAACGACATGGTCTTGGCAGCCGCTGCCATTTGTGATGTGGACGCGGTGTTTACCTTGGGTGGCGCGCAAGCCGTTGCCGCTTTGGCGTATGGCACGCAAACCGTACCCGCGGTCGATAAAGTAGTAGGGCCGGGCAATATTTATGTGGCCACCGCTAAGCGTATGGTGTTTGGTACTGTGGGCATTGATATGATTGCCGGACCGTCTGAAATTTTGGTGTATTGCGACGGTAAAACCAACCCTGATTGGATTGCAGTTGACCTGTTCTCACAAGCCGAACACGATGAAGACGCACAGTCTATTTTAGTGACCACTGATGCCGAGTTTGCTCAAAAAGTAGTGGACAGCATGAACCGTTTATTGCCCACCATGCCGCGTCACGCCATTATTCGTAAAGCGTTAGACGACCGTGGTGCAATTATTGTGGTGGACAACGAAGAGCAAGCGCTAGAGATGATTAACCTAATTGCTCCCGAACATTTGGAGTTGTCGGTGGATGATCCACAAGCGTTGTTGCCGCGCATTCGTCATGCCGGAGCTATTTTTATGGGACGTTATACGGCTGAGGCTTTGGGCGACTATTGCGCCGGTCCCAACCATGTATTGCCTACCTCAAGAACCGCGCGTTTTTCATCCCCCTTGGGTGTGTACGATTTTCAAAAGCGTTCTAGCCTAATTATGTGTTCGGCCGATGGCGCAAGTGCCTTAGGGAAAATTGCCGGCGTATTGGCCGATGGTGAAGGTTTGCATGCGCACGCTGCATCGGCACGTTACCGCGTTAAAGATTAG